In Pseudomonadota bacterium, the genomic stretch CACCGCCTTGAAGGCTTCGCCGCGCGTCGGGTGGTTCAGCCCTCGCCACGGCATTCCGCGGCCGCTTCCTTGGCCAAGGCCTCATCGGTGCGGCCCTTGCTGACAACAGCCGGCATCACCGCTGCGTGTACGGCGGCGCGGGGCGTGGCATGCGCCTGTTTTTCGTCCAACCCGGCCCAGGCCGCCATGCATGTCGCCACTTCTGGCGCCGTCATGGATTTGCGCATGCGCGCCAGTATCAGCACGGTATAGAGGATGATCATGGCATCGAGCCGCATCGAATAGCCGCGCAGGCAATGGCGGCAGTAGGCGATCTCGATGCTCAGCCGTTCCTCGTCGGTGAGGGCGGCGCGGCCCACCAGCTGCGCCGGACCGGTCAAACCGGCGCGCGTCAGGAAACGCTCCTCGGCCTCGGGATAGGCGGCGCTGAGCGCCTCGACGACATCGGCCGGCAATGGCCGATTGCCGATCACGGACATCGTGCCGGTGAGCACATGAAAGAACTGGGTGATCTCGGTCAGGTAGAGACGCTCGATGACGCGACCCACCGGCGTGTAGAGTTCGGAGTCGGGCGCGATATTCAGAAACCGCTGCGAGCCTATGGGCACGGTGCGCCGATTCGCAATCGCGGCGGCATTGCGCAC encodes the following:
- a CDS encoding sugar transferase, with the protein product MNPQGSPQHDSLRSRGLPGGKRWFDLAFCLSTAVLWLPLALTGMLAVLIGSGWPAVYVSSRVVYRGERARVIKLRAMVRNAAAIANRRTVPIGSQRFLNIAPDSELYTPVGRVIERLYLTEITQFFHVLTGTMSVIGNRPLPADVVEALSAAYPEAEERFLTRAGLTGPAQLVGRAALTDEERLSIEIAYCRHCLRGYSMRLDAMIILYTVLILARMRKSMTAPEVATCMAAWAGLDEKQAHATPRAAVHAAVMPAVVSKGRTDEALAKEAAAECRGEG